TTTTGAACAATTTTACCTCTAAGTGGCAAGAAAAATAGATTTGCCAATAAAGCTCCATATAGGGTTGTAAGAAGTGCAACAGCCATAGCAGGTCCGATAGAAGACGGATCAGACATGTTTTTTAACATGTTTACAAGTCCAATCAAAGTACCGACCATACCAAATGCAGGACCAAATGCCGCGCCGGAATCGAGAATGTCATGGGCTTTTTTATGTCTGCTACCAACATTAGCCATCTCTATTTCCATCGATTCTTTGATTGCTTCAGGTTCCGAACCATCAACAGCTAATCGCAAACCACTTTTCATAAACGGATCTGAAACATTATTTAAAGCTTGTTCAATGGCAAGAATTCCTTCTCGTCTGGCTTTTTCACTCATCGCTACAAGCTCCTCAATTATCTCTTTTAAAGAAGACTGATTCTCTTTCATAGCAAGACCCATATATTTTGTCAAAGAAACAACTTCTCCCATTGGGTAATTGATTAGTAAAGCGGATGTTGTTCCGCCAAATACAATAAATATTGATGGGAAATCAACGAAACCCATCAAAGAACCACCCAAAAGAATTGATATGATAATTGAAGTTATTCCCACTATTAGACCGATTAGAGTTGCTTTATCCATAATCTTTGCCCGTTTTGATTCTATTTGTAGTTATAATATAAGCTCTTATAACTTATATTACAATATTCTAAGTATTAAATTTATTGTGCTATAATTGTGCCATGTATTCGCTAATTCCATACAAGATTTATGCTTGCTTCAAATTTTGCCTCATCATCGTCATCTAAATCGGGGAAGAGATCGTAACCAATTTTTGATTCGATTGAATCAATAGATACTGAGTATTTATCCAATTTAATAGATGTATCACTCTGTTTTAATAAAAAGGAATTAGATTCAATAGTATCATCATTATATTTAATAATTATTTTGTAAAAACCGTCAGGTATTTCGATTTTGATATCTTCATTTTTACTTTTCAGATACTCTTTTTTCTCATCGTACCAGGGACCACATACTACCCAAATTGAATCATAATCTATACACCACTTTTGAACAACATCTTCCAGATTGAGCCAGGTTTTTCGATTAAAATTTGGTTCTTGTGGAGCTATATTAGTCATTAAAAGGGCTTCTTTTTCACAATCTGTGCTTCTTCCTCGCATATCAGCTTGCCTTGCTAAATGTCCTCGATCATAACCAGAAGAAGTATAATCTGAAGGAGAAACTACGGCACTGAGAGGCAAATTTTTATCATTGTCTTCTTTAAAATCACGATTTTTGTAGAATTTCTTTCCTGTGATCCAATTTGATTTTAACTTATAAGCTACTAAATCAGGACTCTTAGTTTCTGTATTAAAATAGCAAGTATAACCCTCTCTTTCAAGTTTAAGAATCTTAGGATTTTTTAATAAAGATTTATCACCAAAAAGTAGGTGCTTTCCAGTAATCTTAGTATAAAGTTTAAATTCAGATCTCTTATATTCAAAAAGAAGATAATAGATCGATAAAAGGATAAAGAATATTAAAGTT
This Candidatus Delongbacteria bacterium DNA region includes the following protein-coding sequences:
- a CDS encoding MotA/TolQ/ExbB proton channel family protein, with translation MDKATLIGLIVGITSIIISILLGGSLMGFVDFPSIFIVFGGTTSALLINYPMGEVVSLTKYMGLAMKENQSSLKEIIEELVAMSEKARREGILAIEQALNNVSDPFMKSGLRLAVDGSEPEAIKESMEIEMANVGSRHKKAHDILDSGAAFGPAFGMVGTLIGLVNMLKNMSDPSSIGPAMAVALLTTLYGALLANLFFLPLRGKIVQKSNTEMIQKELIIEGVIGIQGGENPRMLRSKLETYLKPSERTPDKG
- a CDS encoding DNA/RNA non-specific endonuclease, which produces MKKSIGSITLIFFILLSIYYLLFEYKRSEFKLYTKITGKHLLFGDKSLLKNPKILKLEREGYTCYFNTETKSPDLVAYKLKSNWITGKKFYKNRDFKEDNDKNLPLSAVVSPSDYTSSGYDRGHLARQADMRGRSTDCEKEALLMTNIAPQEPNFNRKTWLNLEDVVQKWCIDYDSIWVVCGPWYDEKKEYLKSKNEDIKIEIPDGFYKIIIKYNDDTIESNSFLLKQSDTSIKLDKYSVSIDSIESKIGYDLFPDLDDDDEAKFEASINLVWN